A part of Prosthecobacter sp. SYSU 5D2 genomic DNA contains:
- a CDS encoding MFS transporter, producing the protein MSTIVVAQKNGVACIGADTMSCLGSLRQKAHHIANKSKITKLGDTYIGLTGTSTSLVVMNSYFANPERPRDFSSTDMIFETFRHAHHWMKTEYFMSTMPDKGEEYETTQFYGLIANPHGIFALYSYRSAQQFHKFWAAGSGRDFALGAMHTAYDQCDDVVDIVKAGLQASAEFDSATGAPFEIHSCDLIVPAKTAKSAKATKAAKKTRRQA; encoded by the coding sequence ATGTCCACCATCGTCGTCGCCCAAAAGAACGGAGTCGCCTGCATCGGCGCAGATACCATGAGCTGTCTGGGCTCACTGCGGCAGAAGGCCCACCACATCGCCAACAAGAGCAAGATCACCAAGCTGGGGGATACTTACATCGGGCTCACGGGTACCTCCACCAGCCTGGTGGTGATGAACAGCTACTTTGCCAATCCGGAACGTCCGCGTGATTTCTCTTCCACGGACATGATTTTCGAGACCTTCCGGCATGCGCACCACTGGATGAAGACGGAGTATTTTATGTCCACGATGCCGGACAAGGGGGAGGAGTATGAGACGACGCAGTTTTACGGTCTCATCGCCAATCCGCATGGCATCTTTGCGCTGTATTCCTATCGCAGTGCGCAGCAGTTTCATAAATTCTGGGCGGCAGGCTCCGGGCGTGATTTTGCGCTGGGGGCCATGCACACTGCCTATGACCAGTGCGATGACGTGGTGGACATCGTCAAAGCCGGGCTTCAGGCCTCGGCGGAATTCGACAGCGCGACAGGTGCGCCTTTTGAAATCCATTCCTGCGATCTCATCGTGCCTGCCAAGACAGCTAAGTCCGCAAAAGCCACCAAGGCTGCCAAAAAGACCCGTCGCCAAGCGTAG
- a CDS encoding c-type cytochrome — MSKFITLFSLYLLVLSSQAEDAGQVLFQSVCAACHGAKGEGKDELKTPSIASLPNWYVERQLTNFHDGKRGADVQVDPQGAMMAAIAKALKPDQISAVANHVHSLPLVVPKDLTLAGADVKAGSELFYERCMECHRYNASGEQLFGSPPLVGRQGWYLLAQLKKFKSLHRGNAKGDEKGAKMVMMTTLFVEDEQTMKNLVGYILTLNPAPAGQD, encoded by the coding sequence ATGTCCAAATTCATCACCCTTTTCAGCCTCTACCTGCTGGTCCTCAGCAGCCAGGCGGAAGATGCAGGGCAGGTGCTGTTTCAATCCGTCTGCGCGGCCTGCCACGGTGCCAAGGGAGAGGGCAAGGACGAATTGAAAACCCCGTCCATCGCCAGCCTCCCCAACTGGTATGTGGAAAGACAGCTCACCAATTTCCACGATGGCAAACGAGGTGCCGATGTCCAGGTGGACCCGCAGGGAGCCATGATGGCCGCCATCGCCAAGGCCCTGAAGCCGGACCAGATCTCCGCCGTGGCCAATCATGTACATTCCCTGCCCCTGGTGGTGCCCAAAGACCTCACCCTGGCCGGTGCCGATGTGAAGGCGGGATCTGAGCTCTTTTACGAACGCTGCATGGAGTGCCACCGCTACAATGCCAGCGGTGAGCAGCTCTTCGGCAGCCCTCCCCTGGTCGGCAGGCAGGGCTGGTATCTGCTGGCCCAGTTAAAAAAATTCAAGAGCCTGCATCGTGGCAATGCCAAGGGGGATGAAAAAGGGGCCAAGATGGTCATGATGACCACCCTCTTCGTTGAGGATGAGCAGACCATGAAAAACCTCGTCGGCTACATCCTCACCCTCAATCCGGCCCCGGCCGGACAGGATTAA
- a CDS encoding DUF1501 domain-containing protein — MHPPLFSRRQALQTCSSGIGWLAFSALAQQAAAAGGDALSRQAPHFPARAKRVIFLTMRGGPSHVDLFDYKPELIKRSGQTASLGRDSVGAKLLGSIQPFSQYGQSGQWIGDSYPHLAKHADDLCIINSMNTDLPNHAQAFCQMHTGSFQFVRPSIGAWTLYGLGSENENLPGFITLNPPADNGGAQNYGSAFLPAICQGTKIGGSQLPDLYAALFKTDAAPGPPMKNIANAQTGPALQRAQLDLIRGLNQHKLEREIYHPEIEGAIQSFELAFRMQSQVPEVLDMKSEPAHVLKLYGIGQGKDQFARQCLLARRLAEAGVRFIEIASPTNWDHHNLLKDNLTKSCAATDRPIAALLTDLKARGMLKDTLVVWAGEFGRTPYAQGTDGRDHNHKGYSIWMAGGGVKGGLTYGATDEIGHKAVQDPMHIHDWHATILHLLGLDHTQLTYRYGGRDFRLTNVSGNVAKGILA; from the coding sequence ATGCACCCGCCCCTTTTCTCCAGACGCCAGGCCCTGCAGACCTGCTCCTCCGGCATCGGCTGGCTGGCCTTTTCCGCCCTGGCCCAGCAGGCCGCAGCGGCCGGTGGGGATGCCTTGAGCCGTCAGGCCCCGCATTTCCCCGCCCGGGCCAAGCGCGTCATCTTCCTCACCATGCGCGGCGGCCCGTCCCATGTGGATCTGTTTGATTACAAACCGGAGCTCATCAAACGTAGCGGCCAGACCGCCAGTTTGGGGCGCGATTCGGTCGGGGCCAAGCTCCTCGGTTCCATCCAGCCCTTTTCCCAGTACGGCCAGTCCGGCCAGTGGATCGGCGACAGCTATCCGCACTTGGCGAAGCATGCCGATGACCTGTGCATCATCAATTCGATGAACACGGACCTGCCCAACCATGCGCAGGCCTTCTGCCAGATGCACACCGGCAGCTTCCAGTTCGTCCGCCCCTCCATCGGTGCCTGGACGCTTTACGGCCTGGGTAGTGAAAACGAAAACCTGCCAGGCTTCATCACCCTGAATCCGCCAGCGGACAATGGCGGCGCCCAAAACTACGGCAGCGCCTTCCTTCCCGCCATCTGCCAGGGCACCAAGATCGGCGGCAGCCAGCTTCCCGATCTTTATGCGGCACTTTTTAAAACCGATGCAGCGCCCGGCCCGCCGATGAAAAACATCGCCAACGCGCAGACCGGCCCCGCCCTGCAGCGCGCCCAGCTCGACCTCATCCGCGGCCTGAACCAGCACAAGCTGGAGCGTGAAATTTACCACCCGGAGATCGAAGGTGCCATCCAGTCCTTTGAGCTCGCCTTCCGCATGCAAAGCCAGGTCCCGGAGGTGCTCGATATGAAAAGCGAACCTGCCCACGTCCTCAAGCTCTACGGCATCGGCCAAGGCAAGGACCAGTTCGCCCGCCAGTGCCTTCTCGCCCGCCGCCTGGCCGAGGCCGGCGTGCGCTTCATCGAAATCGCCTCCCCCACCAACTGGGACCACCACAACCTGCTGAAGGACAACCTAACTAAAAGTTGCGCCGCCACCGACAGGCCCATCGCCGCCCTGCTCACGGACCTCAAAGCACGCGGCATGCTCAAGGACACCCTCGTCGTCTGGGCCGGTGAATTCGGCCGCACCCCCTATGCCCAGGGCACCGACGGCCGCGACCACAACCACAAAGGCTACTCCATCTGGATGGCGGGCGGCGGTGTCAAAGGCGGCCTCACCTACGGCGCCACCGACGAGATCGGCCACAAAGCCGTCCAGGACCCCATGCACATCCACGACTGGCACGCCACCATCCTGCACCTCCTCGGCCTCGACCACACCCAGCTCACCTACCGCTACGGCGGCCGCGACTTCCGCCTGACGAATGTGTCAGGGAATGTGGCGAAGGGGATTTTGGCGTAA
- a CDS encoding UPF0175 family protein, whose amino-acid sequence MHLSLELPDVIAHSLRLDGPSSSRRALEMLALEGYQEGKLSRGQVSEMLDLGFNETEQFLLQLGPDQEYSIEDFCQDAQNLRQFLAK is encoded by the coding sequence ATGCATCTCTCCCTGGAACTTCCAGATGTGATCGCCCACAGCTTGCGGCTCGACGGCCCAAGCTCAAGCCGACGTGCTTTGGAAATGCTTGCCCTGGAAGGGTATCAGGAAGGCAAGCTGTCTCGCGGGCAGGTTAGCGAAATGCTGGATCTCGGGTTCAATGAAACCGAGCAGTTCCTTTTGCAGCTTGGTCCCGATCAGGAATACAGCATCGAAGACTTCTGCCAGGATGCTCAAAATCTGCGTCAGTTCCTGGCGAAATGA
- a CDS encoding glutamine--tRNA ligase/YqeY domain fusion protein: protein MSDAPAAAPASLDFIREMIAADVAAQRNDGWVITRFPPEPNGYLHIGHAKSICLNFGLSLENAPKSRCHLRFDDTNPTKEEVEYVDSIQEDVKWLGFDWGDHLFYASDYFEKLYGFAVQLIEKGLAYVDDQTPEQMRATRGTLTSPGTASPFRDRSVAENLDLFARMRAGEFKEGERVLRAKIDMASPNMNMRDPAIYRILHAHHHRTGDAWCIYPMYDYAHPLSDALEGITHSLCTLEFEHHRPLYEWLVANVSGLPGQPYQREFARLNLTNTVMSKRKLLRLVKEGLVNGWDDPRMPTISGIRRRGYTPAAVRTFCKTIGLTKYPSLTELGLLEHCVREDLNKHAQRVYGVLRPIKVVLTNYPEGQVEHVELTNNPENEADGKRLVPLSRELYIDADDFMETPIQGFHRLVPGGEVRLKYAFCIICQEVIKDDAGNIVELRCTYDDATRHGVKPVGRGKVKGTIHWVSAAHALDVEVRLYDKLFLDEQPEEAAGEDGDFTQLINPQSLEVITAKLEPSVAEAQPGAHYQFERVGYFYTDPKDSQPGKPVFNRTVALKDGFVKK from the coding sequence ATGTCTGACGCCCCTGCTGCCGCCCCTGCCTCCCTGGATTTCATCCGCGAAATGATCGCTGCCGATGTGGCAGCGCAGCGCAATGACGGGTGGGTCATCACCCGGTTTCCGCCGGAGCCGAACGGGTACCTGCACATCGGCCATGCCAAGAGCATTTGCCTGAACTTTGGCCTGAGCCTGGAAAATGCGCCGAAGTCGCGCTGCCATCTGCGCTTTGACGACACCAATCCCACGAAGGAAGAGGTGGAGTATGTGGACAGCATCCAGGAGGATGTGAAGTGGCTGGGCTTTGACTGGGGTGACCATCTTTTCTATGCCAGCGACTACTTTGAAAAGCTGTATGGCTTTGCCGTGCAGCTCATCGAAAAAGGCCTGGCCTATGTGGATGACCAGACGCCGGAGCAGATGCGGGCCACCCGTGGCACGCTGACGAGCCCCGGCACGGCCAGCCCATTTCGTGACCGCAGTGTGGCGGAAAACCTGGACCTCTTTGCCCGCATGCGGGCAGGGGAGTTCAAGGAAGGTGAGCGGGTGCTGCGGGCCAAGATTGACATGGCCTCGCCGAACATGAACATGCGCGACCCGGCCATCTACCGCATCCTGCATGCGCATCATCACCGCACGGGCGATGCCTGGTGCATCTACCCGATGTATGACTATGCACATCCGCTGAGCGATGCGCTGGAGGGCATCACGCACAGCCTTTGCACCCTGGAGTTTGAGCATCATCGCCCGCTGTATGAATGGCTGGTGGCCAATGTCAGCGGCCTGCCGGGGCAGCCTTATCAGCGCGAGTTCGCCCGGCTGAACCTGACTAACACCGTCATGAGCAAGCGCAAGCTGCTGCGCCTGGTGAAGGAAGGTCTCGTCAATGGCTGGGATGACCCGCGCATGCCAACGATCAGCGGCATCCGCCGCCGTGGGTATACCCCGGCGGCGGTGCGCACGTTTTGCAAAACCATCGGCCTGACCAAGTATCCCTCATTGACGGAACTGGGACTGCTGGAGCATTGCGTGCGCGAAGATCTGAACAAACACGCCCAGCGTGTGTATGGTGTGCTGCGGCCCATCAAGGTCGTGCTGACCAACTATCCCGAAGGCCAGGTAGAGCATGTGGAGCTGACCAACAACCCGGAAAACGAGGCCGATGGCAAACGCCTGGTGCCGCTGAGCCGGGAGCTTTACATTGATGCCGATGACTTCATGGAAACACCGATCCAGGGTTTTCACCGTCTGGTTCCTGGGGGCGAGGTGCGGCTGAAATATGCCTTCTGCATCATCTGCCAGGAGGTCATCAAGGACGATGCCGGAAACATCGTGGAACTCCGCTGCACCTATGACGACGCCACCCGCCACGGCGTGAAGCCCGTGGGCCGTGGCAAGGTGAAAGGCACCATCCACTGGGTCAGCGCTGCTCATGCGCTGGATGTGGAAGTACGCCTGTATGACAAGCTTTTCTTAGACGAGCAGCCCGAAGAAGCCGCCGGTGAGGACGGTGACTTCACCCAGCTCATCAATCCGCAGTCCCTGGAGGTCATCACCGCCAAGCTAGAACCTTCCGTGGCGGAGGCCCAGCCGGGTGCCCATTACCAGTTTGAGCGTGTGGGGTATTTTTACACGGACCCGAAGGACAGCCAGCCCGGCAAGCCAGTGTTTAACAGGACGGTGGCGCTGAAGGATGGGTTTGTGAAGAAGTGA
- a CDS encoding uracil-DNA glycosylase, with the protein MSSQTEAAGLLKHYLEQRQVAGQTHVGLRPGMVNRLLHRRGLAPQTQRVAEIRPVRSAAPAAGFEEAAAPAAAAMLSSLKAATAPASAPAPTRPAAAPAARSRLEPTILEVPGSTKAEKLAALAQMAEHSPEARALGTLRETMVFAVGSPDAEIMFIGEAPGSEEERQQEPFVGPAGQKLTGIIKAMGLDRSEVYISNICKFRPAMENQGWSNRPPTPVEMQTCLPYIFTEIAIIQPKILVALGKTAAEGLGLSGPVSKLRGQFYTVQGLPTMVTFHPSYILREEKLADGGKVAKRQVWEDMLQVMEKVGLPVSEKQRGYFKK; encoded by the coding sequence ATGTCCTCCCAAACCGAAGCTGCCGGACTCCTTAAACATTACCTGGAACAACGCCAGGTGGCGGGGCAGACGCATGTGGGGCTGCGGCCTGGCATGGTGAACCGGCTTTTGCACCGGCGGGGGCTCGCGCCTCAGACGCAGCGGGTGGCTGAAATTCGGCCGGTTCGCTCGGCTGCGCCAGCGGCAGGATTTGAAGAAGCGGCGGCACCGGCGGCTGCGGCCATGCTGTCCTCGCTCAAAGCGGCGACGGCACCGGCGAGCGCTCCCGCTCCGACCCGGCCTGCGGCCGCACCTGCGGCCAGGAGCCGCCTGGAGCCGACGATTCTGGAGGTACCGGGGAGCACGAAGGCGGAAAAACTGGCCGCGCTGGCGCAGATGGCGGAGCATTCGCCTGAGGCCAGGGCGCTGGGGACATTGCGGGAGACGATGGTCTTCGCCGTCGGCAGCCCGGATGCGGAGATCATGTTCATCGGTGAGGCCCCTGGATCCGAGGAGGAGCGGCAGCAGGAGCCGTTTGTGGGTCCGGCGGGACAAAAGCTCACGGGCATCATCAAGGCCATGGGCCTGGATCGCAGTGAGGTTTATATCAGCAACATCTGCAAATTTCGCCCCGCTATGGAGAACCAGGGCTGGAGCAACCGCCCGCCTACGCCGGTGGAGATGCAGACCTGCCTGCCGTATATTTTTACCGAGATCGCCATCATTCAGCCGAAGATCCTCGTGGCGCTGGGCAAGACGGCGGCGGAAGGCCTGGGCCTGAGCGGTCCGGTGAGCAAGCTGCGTGGCCAGTTTTACACCGTGCAGGGGCTGCCGACGATGGTGACCTTCCACCCCAGCTACATTCTGCGGGAGGAAAAGCTGGCCGATGGCGGCAAGGTGGCCAAGCGCCAGGTGTGGGAGGACATGCTGCAGGTGATGGAGAAGGTGGGTCTGCCGGTCAGTGAGAAGCAGCGGGGATATTTTAAGAAGTGA
- the plsY gene encoding glycerol-3-phosphate 1-O-acyltransferase PlsY yields MAILISAVGGYLSGAMPFGYWAGKLKGLDIRQHGSGNIGATNAIRVLGKGIGIPVFILDALKGWLPVWLVASFLGEQNVAQEIVSAGAVVAGLAAVLGHMFTFWLGFKGGKGVATTAGVLLGIAPVAMLGGLVVWLLFFFTLRYVSLASMMAGVGVVATMVVVMAREGRWDWVMLAFGVLIMVLVIVRHRANIGRILAGTEPKGGRKK; encoded by the coding sequence GTGGCAATTTTGATCTCAGCAGTTGGCGGCTACCTCAGCGGCGCGATGCCTTTTGGGTATTGGGCTGGCAAATTGAAGGGCCTGGACATCCGCCAGCATGGCAGCGGCAACATCGGCGCGACAAATGCGATCCGGGTGCTGGGGAAGGGGATCGGCATTCCGGTGTTCATCCTGGATGCGCTGAAGGGCTGGCTGCCAGTGTGGCTGGTGGCGTCCTTTCTGGGAGAGCAGAATGTCGCGCAGGAGATCGTCTCCGCCGGCGCGGTGGTGGCGGGGCTGGCCGCGGTGCTGGGGCACATGTTTACCTTTTGGCTGGGTTTTAAAGGGGGCAAAGGGGTGGCCACGACGGCAGGCGTGCTGCTGGGCATTGCGCCAGTGGCGATGCTGGGTGGGCTGGTCGTGTGGCTGCTGTTCTTTTTCACCCTGCGTTATGTTTCCCTGGCTTCCATGATGGCCGGGGTGGGGGTGGTGGCCACGATGGTGGTGGTGATGGCCCGCGAGGGACGCTGGGACTGGGTGATGCTGGCTTTTGGCGTGCTGATCATGGTGCTGGTCATCGTGCGGCATCGTGCCAATATTGGCCGCATCCTGGCGGGCACGGAGCCCAAGGGCGGGCGTAAAAAATAG
- a CDS encoding type II toxin-antitoxin system VapC family toxin: MVLADTNVWVYFLNGKNNDQKLGQMLWAGEIVTHWIVIGELAVRSVADRQSFLTDLRALERVEPATEREALVLIENRRLYGRGIGWNDIQLLASCLIHQVPLWTHDRRLKEAAQELGCAWKG, from the coding sequence ATGGTGCTCGCTGATACCAACGTCTGGGTTTATTTCCTGAACGGGAAAAACAATGACCAGAAGCTGGGGCAGATGCTGTGGGCGGGGGAAATCGTTACGCACTGGATCGTCATTGGCGAGCTGGCGGTGCGCAGCGTGGCCGACCGCCAGTCGTTTTTGACGGATCTGCGCGCTTTGGAGCGGGTGGAGCCGGCCACGGAGCGCGAGGCGCTGGTGCTTATCGAAAACCGCCGTTTATATGGCAGGGGCATCGGCTGGAATGACATCCAGCTCCTGGCGAGCTGCCTGATCCATCAGGTACCCCTGTGGACGCATGACCGGCGCTTGAAGGAAGCGGCTCAGGAACTGGGCTGCGCGTGGAAGGGATGA
- a CDS encoding type II toxin-antitoxin system VapB family antitoxin — protein sequence MRTTLILDEDLIAKAGRLTGITEKTKLVHMGLEALITRESSRRLAALGGSMPELTVPPRTRPVEETLDASHLSFRAAEDPTPYGAR from the coding sequence ATGAGAACGACATTAATCCTGGATGAAGACCTCATCGCCAAGGCCGGACGGCTGACCGGCATCACCGAAAAAACCAAACTCGTGCATATGGGACTCGAAGCACTCATCACCCGTGAATCCTCACGTCGGCTCGCTGCCCTGGGCGGATCCATGCCAGAATTGACTGTTCCGCCCCGGACACGGCCGGTGGAAGAGACGCTGGATGCATCTCACCTGAGCTTCAGAGCTGCCGAAGATCCAACGCCTTATGGTGCTCGCTGA